The sequence ACCGATGCAAAGAACACCTGAggggagacagaaagagagaaatGATTGCCATGCCTTCAGCAAAGTTCCTGTTCCTGCAGGTAGATGTGGTCATTGTTCCCGCAATGCAAACTCGACTTCACGAGTTCTTGTTCCAGAGAAGAGACTTTGGTCAAAATTCTTGTTCCTGCACATTACTTCAGCCGTCATTGTTCCTGCTATGTTCATTGAGAAAAGTTCTTGTTCCGGCCCGTACTTTGTCATTGCGCTCGCACAGGAACTTGAGTCTCTGGGCCCTCTTGTGCATGAAGACTCCGTCCAGGTGGCCCGTCTCCACCGAGCGGATCTCGATGGCTTTCTCGCCCCAGCCCATGATTTGATTGGAGTGGATGTAAGCTGCAGaaccccaaaaaaatattttaccttGAATGTCTCCACatcatgcacacgcacacacacacacttaccaaTAGAGGTGGGCATTTCCCCCCATTGCAGCACAACGTCTTTGGTGATCCTGCCGTAAGTGTTGACGTAGACGCCCTCGTCCTCGTAGCACAGCAGCATCTCCATGCCGTCCGTCTTGGGTAACACCACGATGGCGTGCGGCGACACCTGGCTCTGAATCTAACACGCACAAATGCACACATACATTTGAGGGCGATAAAACCTGTCAGTAATGGTAAATCCGATCCGATTAAAATATCCCTGTGGGGTAtttaagccatttttttttttttttttttttaaatcctctgTAAGCAGGTTTGTTGACGCTGAGGCATAAGCGTAGTTAAAAGCTTCCTGTAATACGTTTGGGTTTGACACCAAAAAAAGGATTTGCAGGTGTTTTTCCCAGCCTTTCTCAGCTTCACAATTATTTGCTTTTCAGCACACCTTATTTCTTTGTGATTGCTAATCCATCAACTTCCGCTTGTTCATTCAACCTATTATCGCGGGAAGACAAAAGCCGAAAAGGCATTTTAAGTTTtaccactgaaaaaaaaaaaaaaaaaaaggtatttctATATGAACAACAcaataatacaaatatttaaaaaatacatatctggcaaaagaaatatatatatatggatacCAAAACACTAGATGGATTAGTAAGgtagccaacaacaaaatgctaCAATATGAAGATGAAAGGACAAATTCAGTACAAACACACGAGTGAGTAGCGACAAAACTCATCTCAGCCCAAGACATAGGGGAAATCACGGAAAAAAGTTGATTTAGTAAAAAATGACACGAAACTTTTCTATACTGCAATTCACATCTTGTGCTTTAGGGGACGAGATGAGTTTCATCGCCTCCGTTATTTCTGACTTCTAGGTGTGCTTCAACTAGGGCACGTTTTGGCGAGCTAGGCATCTACACAAAAGACAgtcgggacggacggacggagggcaCCTTGGTCTCTTTGGCGcactgaaagaaaaacaaaattggcaGGGCAGGAGCAGGAGAGAGAGGAGGCGGATGTCAATTATGCAATGGCTGAAATAAATCATATAGTTTGATGTATAAGCCAAAGGGATGTGCTCAAAATGAAAAGCaatctttttttcccaagaACCAATCTGCAAGCAGGCATTAAAAGCAAATTAGCGCGCCGCATGTGACCAGTGATGGACTGACAACTATTTAAGCGCCCTCGCGCCGGCCTAACGGCAAAGAGACGAGCCAAAATGCGAAGCTGCTGGAGAGCTGACAGCGGGACAAAATGGCATCTTTTCTCAAGGGGGGGGTCTGAAATGCCCGTGACACATTTGATAATCATTTTAAAACCATGCTCAGATATCATTTTTTGGAAATCCCAACTTACGTGTGACGGGATGTAGATGTCGTACGGGTTGCCCGAGTCGACGTCGATGACGTGGAAGCCCACGCTGGAGCCGTAGATGACCTTCAACCTCTGGCCTTCCTCCACGGTCAGGTCCACCAGCTGAGGACGATGCTGCAGCTCGGCGAACGACTGCCAACCGACAAACGGAAGCATGCTAAGCTCTTTTCCATGCGTTTGGAAAAATTCCTTCACGGGCGTACCTTAAAGGCCATGAACTTGTGGTAGGGCTTAGGGGCCCAGGCGTAGATCTCCACCGAGTTCTTCAGGGCAATCACCAGGAACTTGATCCTCTCGTACTTCACTGGAACCAAGACAGAAGCATTCTTTGAGTGCAGTAATGACTCACTAGGCAacgctaggctaggctaggctataATCCGTGCAGCTCCAGCTTACCAACTTTATAATGCACGCATCCTTCCAGCTCCCCGACGGTGATCCAGCCTTGCTTCTTCTCCACTTCCGGGTCGTTGTGCAGTATTCTGTTCCTCAGCCAGGACAGGTAGTAAACGCGCAGCTTGTTCTTTTTCCCTGAGAGTAGCCGCGAGTTTGTTTTCAAGCTGCGTAAAAAACAGACCACTCCTCTAAATCTGAGCTACCCGATATGGTGACGAGCACGTTGAGGCCCTCCAGCACGTCCATTTGAAGGAAACGCCGCCTGGTGATCAGGTTGTAAACTTTCCCCTGGCCGCTTCGGTCGAGCAACATGAGGCCGTTCTCCGTCCCCACCAGCAGATTCACACCTGAAGgcacgcgagcgagcgaggtAAGGTACGCGGGTGTTTGGATGGAGGGGGCGGAGCTTAAGTTTCAAGACGTACCCCAGAGGGCGGCGCAAAGGATCTCCGAGTTGAAACGCTTCTTGTACTTGCGGATCTCGGGCGTGTCGCTGTGCGGTCGGATGTTGGTGGGGTTGACGTTGACCACCGAGATCTTCCTGGCTTCGTTGAGGCGGGCCTGTTCCTGCCGCAGCAGCTCGCTGGCAAACATGGCTGCCGCGACAAAGAGGTCATAACGGCGCATTCGGCATGATCAACTCGGAGATGAAGCCTCACCAGCTGCCGAGTTCTCATTTTCGTCGCTCGGGGACGTTTGGTAGACGCGGGGGTCCACAAACGGGGTGAAGGACGCTTTGCAACCGCCAAGACCGAACTGCGAGACGGAACAACGAAAACATGCTGTCCACGTCCTCTGATTTCTGGAAGCGGGAGTGCGATTGGATGCGTTTCAAGGACCTCGGGCATGTCTCCCAGCTCCTGCAGGGCGGTGGGCGGGGCTGTGGGCGAGCTGCTCTGCCGTACCAGGTCGGGTAGGTTGCCGTGGTTACCGTGATTCCCAAACCCGTTGCTCTCGGCGTGGCTGCCTCGCCTCTTTTCCTCGGCCttaggaaataaaaaaagcgGTCGGTCAGAGGTTGTCACGTTTTGGTGTTGACGCGTTATGTCGGTGGTCACCTCTCTCATGACCAGCGTGCCATCTTTGGAGTTGCTGTAAGGCTCCGGCCCCTCGCTCAGTCCTCCGTAAGACTCGCCGCTGCTTTGCACGGCTGGCCTGCAgaaattagaaaaataattcATAAGTCCAAATGATGCATTTTGCAACAAAGCAGAAACAAGATTGTCCAGCTCACATGATACGAGGGATGTCGCTAACGGCCACGGTGCCGTCGTGTCCCACCGGCTCGCCGTCCTCGTCGCTGCTCTCCGACTCCTCGCTGGACGACGAATAGTCCGTCACCTGTGTCGCAAAGAAAGCGCTCATGattctttggaaaaaaactaaAGTTGATTCTTGGCGTGAGAGCGCACCTTAACAGGAGGCCGGTTCCCCTCCTCGACCCTCAACTCTCGCAGTTCCTTAGCCAGAGCGCTGAGGTCCTGAAAGGAGAgacacacaagtttttttttccccacacttCAAGTCATCACATCACAAAACTTTTGAGTGAAAGGACAACATGGGGAGGCGGTAGTGAAGGTGGAGACGTTCTTTGACGCGCTAAAACCAGGCCATGCACGCATGTGCCTGCCACCTGAGGGACCGGTAACCATGACAACGGATTGGAAGATATTCACAGATGGTTGATGTGACGCATGCGCGCATTCAAACGTCCATcctggggaggggtggggggactCAGGACTGAGGAAAAAGGGGGCTCACTAACCTCATCTATGGCTTTCTTATAGCTCTgaaggatggagggagggaggcagagaAAAGGTTTCGCCAAAACAATTTCCTACACTTGAGCAAGAAACCTAGAGGTGTGTTTGTGCACAGGGACTCACCGCGGGCCTGCTGGGTCGGCTTGATTCGCGGCCCTCCTCCTGTTTGGATCTGGCCTCCTGATTGGCTCCCAACGGCGAGGTCTCCTGTCTCTGACCTGTCGGAGGGAGAACGACCGCACATCAACGATCGGGGACACGTGGCAAGTACGAGCGCAAGAGAAAACGTACCTCTCCTCTCCACCGAGCCTCCTTGGGACGAGGGCGACGAAGACGACGAGGAGTTGGAGGAAGTTCTTTGCAGCATCGCGTCTAGGGAGAGCTCGGAACGGCGCAGATCTGGGTTACTAAAACGGGGGAATATGGAAAAGTTCAATCATCCAAGAAGAGACCATCCCGGACAAAGCTTAATGAAATTCACCTCGCTCGTATAAGATGAGATCCTGTTGGAGGCCCAGAACCGACACCGCCATTGGGGGAGTTCTTCCTGACCAAGGCTGGGGAGATGGAGGTGGTCCTCTGAGGGATCTGGAAAGGCCATCAATCCACATAATAGTTCATTCGCTGCTGGTGATGCGCCAAGGAAGGTCTTACCGATTGGGATTCTCGGAGCTTGGGCGGCAGGTCTTCCTCTCTTCGCCGGCTCCTGTCCCGATCTCGCTCGGCGATACAAAGTGGCGGACTTTGGATGTCAGAAGTCGGGTCGGAGTTCTGGCGGGGGATGTCGGGCCTGAGGACCATGCCCTCGCTCAGAGCGCCTCCCGTCTGGTCCTGCAGGGACTGAGAACCCGACATGGAGCTGGAGTGCGTCTTGACCGGAACCAGGTGGGCCATCTAAGGTGAAGAACGAGAAGCCGAGAATTGAGAAGAAGGAATTACAGACAGAGCGCAGCGTGAGAAGTAAAATGAAGGAGGACCGAGGAAGACCGGgacaaggacacacacacacctggggtTCAACGGGACGGTGGACGGGTGGAGTTCGGGCGGCCTGCATGCCGCCGCTACCAAAGGACTCGGatcggggagggagggaagggtcGGACATCCGGTTCGACACTTTAGGCTGCAGCGCCGGAGAGCTCTGCCTGTTCAGCTTTGACCTCTCCTccacctgacacacacacacaccgccgtCACTCAACAGCCCAGCGGTGGCGGCGTTTAGGACCTGCATTTTCGGGGACTCGCCACAAACTACTAATCAGATGGATCAAAGTAAAAGCCTGCGAGGGAGCTCCAAATTTTGGAGTCATGGTCTGCTGTTTTCTTTCAGTCCCCCTTTGGGTCACGTCGCATGCGCAACGGGAACGATCCCCCTGGGAGGATTTCTGCAAATCCTCACGAGCTCATAATCTATCGGGGGGGATTATTTAAGATTATGACTTGGGTCGTCAGAGCTACATTACGCATGCGGCTCTACGCAGCTACAGTGACGGATTCTGTTAGTAGTCAAGGAACTTGAAgggaaacaaaatggcagctttTTGTTTAGTTCTATGGAGGCAGAGAAATGTTAGCATTGTCACCTAGAAGAGAAAGTTTTAGAAAAACCTTTGGCTACGTTTTCTTCTAGTCTACGGCGGAGTTGTGCGGACGGGTGGCGGCGAGCACTGACCAGTTTTTGGACCTGCGCTGGGCCCTTAGTAAGAACATCTGAGATGTCAGCGTGACTGGGAGCAGAGAGGGGCCTGCCTGGGGACTTGGACTGTCTGAGCGGCACGGGACCGGGAGCTTCTTTCTCGGGGTTACGAGGCGCCTTAGCGTCTTCCTTGACGCCGGTCGGGCTGCGCTTCCTCTGACTGCGGTTCTGAGCCCTCAACTC is a genomic window of Syngnathus typhle isolate RoL2023-S1 ecotype Sweden linkage group LG16, RoL_Styp_1.0, whole genome shotgun sequence containing:
- the tnika gene encoding TRAF2 and NCK interacting kinase a isoform X8 — protein: MASDSPARSLDEIDLSALRDPAGIFELVELVGNGTYGQVYKGRHVKTGQLAAIKVMDVTGDEEEEIKAEINMLKKYSHHRNIATYYGAFIKKNPPGIDDQLWLVMEFCGAGSVTDLIKNTKGNSLKEEWTAYICREILRGLTHLHQHKVIHRDIKGQNVLLTENAEVKLVDFGVSAQLDRTVGRRNTFIGTPYWMAPEVIACDENPDATYDFKSDLWSLGITAIEMAEGAPPLCDMHPMRALFLIPRNPAPRLKSKKWSKKFQLFIESCLVKSHGQRPSTEQLLKHPFIRDLPNERQIRIQLKDHIDRTKKKRGERDETEYEYSGSEEEDEERDTGEPSSIINIPGESTLRRDFLRLQLANKERSEAQRRQQLEQQQNEEHKRLLLAERQKRIEEQKEQRRRLEEQQQRERELRKQHEREQRRRYEEMEQLRREEERRHAEREQEYKRKQVEEQRQAERLQRQLQQERAYLVSLQQQQQQQQEGRQAEKKQLYHYKDVAHPNDKPAWAKEVEERSKLNRQSSPALQPKVSNRMSDPSLPPRSESFGSGGMQAARTPPVHRPVEPQMAHLVPVKTHSSSMSGSQSLQDQTGGALSEGMVLRPDIPRQNSDPTSDIQSPPLCIAERDRDRSRRREEDLPPKLRESQSIPQRTTSISPALVRKNSPNGGVGSGPPTGSHLIRASNPDLRRSELSLDAMLQRTSSNSSSSSSPSSQGGSVERRGQRQETSPLGANQEARSKQEEGRESSRPSRPADLSALAKELRELRVEEGNRPPVKVTDYSSSSEESESSDEDGEPVGHDGTVAVSDIPRIMPAVQSSGESYGGLSEGPEPYSNSKDGTLVMREAEEKRRGSHAESNGFGNHGNHGNLPDLVRQSSSPTAPPTALQELGDMPEFGLGGCKASFTPFVDPRVYQTSPSDENENSAAAMFASELLRQEQARLNEARKISVVNVNPTNIRPHSDTPEIRKYKKRFNSEILCAALWGVNLLVGTENGLMLLDRSGQGKVYNLITRRRFLQMDVLEGLNVLVTISGKKNKLRVYYLSWLRNRILHNDPEVEKKQGWITVGELEGCVHYKVVKYERIKFLVIALKNSVEIYAWAPKPYHKFMAFKSFAELQHRPQLVDLTVEEGQRLKVIYGSSVGFHVIDVDSGNPYDIYIPSHIQSQVSPHAIVVLPKTDGMEMLLCYEDEGVYVNTYGRITKDVVLQWGEMPTSIAYIHSNQIMGWGEKAIEIRSVETGHLDGVFMHKRAQRLKFLCERNDKVFFASVRSGGSSQVFFMTLNRNSMMNW
- the tnika gene encoding TRAF2 and NCK interacting kinase a isoform X4, yielding MASDSPARSLDEIDLSALRDPAGIFELVELVGNGTYGQVYKGRHVKTGQLAAIKVMDVTGDEEEEIKAEINMLKKYSHHRNIATYYGAFIKKNPPGIDDQLWLVMEFCGAGSVTDLIKNTKGNSLKEEWTAYICREILRGLTHLHQHKVIHRDIKGQNVLLTENAEVKLVDFGVSAQLDRTVGRRNTFIGTPYWMAPEVIACDENPDATYDFKSDLWSLGITAIEMAEGAPPLCDMHPMRALFLIPRNPAPRLKSKKWSKKFQLFIESCLVKSHGQRPSTEQLLKHPFIRDLPNERQIRIQLKDHIDRTKKKRGERDETEYEYSGSEEEDEERDTGEPSSIINIPGESTLRRDFLRLQLANKERSEAQRRQQLEQQQNEEHKRLLLAERQKRIEEQKEQRRRLEEQQQRERELRKQHEREQRRRYEEMEQLRREEERRHAEREQEYKRKQVEEQRQAERLQRQLQQERAYLVSLQQQQQQQQEGRQAEKKQLYHYKDVAHPNDKPAWAKEVEERSKLNRQSSPALQPKVSNRMSDPSLPPRSESFGSGGMQAARTPPVHRPVEPQMAHLVPVKTHSSSMSGSQSLQDQTGGALSEGMVLRPDIPRQNSDPTSDIQSPPLCIAERDRDRSRRREEDLPPKLRESQSIPQRTTSISPALVRKNSPNGGVGSGPPTGSHLIRASNPDLRRSELSLDAMLQRTSSNSSSSSSPSSQGGSVERRGQRQETSPLGANQEARSKQEEGRESSRPSRPADLSALAKELRELRVEEGNRPPVKVTDYSSSSEESESSDEDGEPVGHDGTVAVSDIPRIMPAVQSSGESYGGLSEGPEPYSNSKDGTLVMREAEEKRRGSHAESNGFGNHGNHGNLPDLVRQSSSPTAPPTALQELGDMPEFGLGGCKASFTPFVDPRVYQTSPSDENENSAAAMFASELLRQEQARLNEARKISVVNVNPTNIRPHSDTPEIRKYKKRFNSEILCAALWGVNLLVGTENGLMLLDRSGQGKVYNLITRRRFLQMDVLEGLNVLVTISGKKNKLRVYYLSWLRNRILHNDPEVEKKQGWITVGELEGCVHYKVVKYERIKFLVIALKNSVEIYAWAPKPYHKFMAFKSFAELQHRPQLVDLTVEEGQRLKVIYGSSVGFHVIDVDSGNPYDIYIPSHCAKETKIQSQVSPHAIVVLPKTDGMEMLLCYEDEGVYVNTYGRITKDVVLQWGEMPTSIAYIHSNQIMGWGEKAIEIRSVETGHLDGVFMHKRAQRLKFLCERNDKVFFASVRSGGSSQVFFMTLNRNSMMNW
- the tnika gene encoding TRAF2 and NCK interacting kinase a isoform X2 codes for the protein MASDSPARSLDEIDLSALRDPAGIFELVELVGNGTYGQVYKGRHVKTGQLAAIKVMDVTGDEEEEIKAEINMLKKYSHHRNIATYYGAFIKKNPPGIDDQLWLVMEFCGAGSVTDLIKNTKGNSLKEEWTAYICREILRGLTHLHQHKVIHRDIKGQNVLLTENAEVKLVDFGVSAQLDRTVGRRNTFIGTPYWMAPEVIACDENPDATYDFKSDLWSLGITAIEMAEGAPPLCDMHPMRALFLIPRNPAPRLKSKKWSKKFQLFIESCLVKSHGQRPSTEQLLKHPFIRDLPNERQIRIQLKDHIDRTKKKRGERDETEYEYSGSEEEDEERDTGEPSSIINIPGESTLRRDFLRLQLANKERSEAQRRQQLEQQQNEEHKRLLLAERQKRIEEQKEQRRRLEEQQQRERELRKQHEREQRRRYEEMEQLRREEERRHAEREQEYKRKQVEEQRQAERLQRQLQQERAYLVSLQQQQQQQQEGRQAEKKQLYHYKDVAHPNDKPAWAKEVPPQAQVQRGNPPRSNLRHHQSFNQPPSCSSPAARHGQPRAQIPRRTPSVGGQILRIALDPEVPLDPGLKREISQQVRELRAQNRSQRKRSPTGVKEDAKAPRNPEKEAPGPVPLRQSKSPGRPLSAPSHADISDVLTKGPAQVQKLVEERSKLNRQSSPALQPKVSNRMSDPSLPPRSESFGSGGMQAARTPPVHRPVEPQMAHLVPVKTHSSSMSGSQSLQDQTGGALSEGMVLRPDIPRQNSDPTSDIQSPPLCIAERDRDRSRRREEDLPPKLRESQSIPQRTTSISPALVRKNSPNGGVGSGPPTGSHLIRASNPDLRRSELSLDAMLQRTSSNSSSSSSPSSQGGSVERRGQRQETSPLGANQEARSKQEEGRESSRPSRPADLSALAKELRELRVEEGNRPPVKVTDYSSSSEESESSDEDGEPVGHDGTVAVSDIPRIMPAVQSSGESYGGLSEGPEPYSNSKDGTLVMREAEEKRRGSHAESNGFGNHGNHGNLPDLVRQSSSPTAPPTALQELGDMPEFGLGGCKASFTPFVDPRVYQTSPSDENENSAAAMFASELLRQEQARLNEARKISVVNVNPTNIRPHSDTPEIRKYKKRFNSEILCAALWGVNLLVGTENGLMLLDRSGQGKVYNLITRRRFLQMDVLEGLNVLVTISGKKNKLRVYYLSWLRNRILHNDPEVEKKQGWITVGELEGCVHYKVVKYERIKFLVIALKNSVEIYAWAPKPYHKFMAFKSFAELQHRPQLVDLTVEEGQRLKVIYGSSVGFHVIDVDSGNPYDIYIPSHCAKETKIQSQVSPHAIVVLPKTDGMEMLLCYEDEGVYVNTYGRITKDVVLQWGEMPTSIAYIHSNQIMGWGEKAIEIRSVETGHLDGVFMHKRAQRLKFLCERNDKVFFASVRSGGSSQVFFMTLNRNSMMNW
- the tnika gene encoding TRAF2 and NCK interacting kinase a isoform X7 translates to MASDSPARSLDEIDLSALRDPAGIFELVELVGNGTYGQVYKGRHVKTGQLAAIKVMDVTGDEEEEIKAEINMLKKYSHHRNIATYYGAFIKKNPPGIDDQLWLVMEFCGAGSVTDLIKNTKGNSLKEEWTAYICREILRGLTHLHQHKVIHRDIKGQNVLLTENAEVKLVDFGVSAQLDRTVGRRNTFIGTPYWMAPEVIACDENPDATYDFKSDLWSLGITAIEMAEGAPPLCDMHPMRALFLIPRNPAPRLKSKKWSKKFQLFIESCLVKSHGQRPSTEQLLKHPFIRDLPNERQIRIQLKDHIDRTKKKRGERDETEYEYSGSEEEDEERDTGEPSSIINIPGESTLRRDFLRLQLANKERSEAQRRQQLEQQQNEEHKRLLLAERQKRIEEQKEQRRRLEEQQQRERELRKQHEREQRRRYEEMEQLRREEERRHAEREQEYIRRQLEEEQRQLEILQQQLLQEQALLLEYKRKQVEEQRQAERLQRQLQQERAYLVSLQQQQQQQQEGRQAEKKQLYHYKDVAHPNDKPAWAKEVPPQAQVQRGNPPRSNLRHHQSFNQPPSCSSPAARHGQPRAQIPRRTPSVGGQILRIALDPEVPLDPGLKREISQQVRELRAQNRSQRKRSPTGVKEDAKAPRNPEKEAPGPVPLRQSKSPGRPLSAPSHADISDVLTKGPAQVQKLVEERSKLNRQSSPALQPKVSNRMSDPSLPPRSESFGSGGMQAARTPPVHRPVEPQMAHLVPVKTHSSSMSGSQSLQDQTGGALSEGMVLRPDIPRQNSDPTSDIQSPPLCIAERDRDRSRRREEDLPPKLRESQSIPQRTTSISPALVRKNSPNGGVGSGPPTGSHLIRASNPDLRRSELSLDAMLQRTSSNSSSSSSPSSQGGSVERRGQRQETSPLGANQEARSKQEEGRESSRPSRPADLSALAKELRELRVEEGNRPPVKVTDYSSSSEESESSDEDGEPVGHDGTVAVSDIPRIMPAVQSSGESYGGLSEGPEPYSNSKDGTLVMREAEEKRRGSHAESNGFGNHGNHGNLPDLVRQSSSPTAPPTALQELGDMPEFGLGGCKASFTPFVDPRVYQTSPSDENENSAAAMFASELLRQEQARLNEARKISVVNVNPTNIRPHSDTPEIRKYKKRFNSEILCAALWGVNLLVGTENGLMLLDRSGQGKVYNLITRRRFLQMDVLEGLNVLVTISGKKNKLRVYYLSWLRNRILHNDPEVEKKQGWITVGELEGCVHYKVVKYERIKFLVIALKNSVEIYAWAPKPYHKFMAFKSFAELQHRPQLVDLTVEEGQRLKVIYGSSVGFHVIDVDSGNPYDIYIPSHIQSQVSPHAIVVLPKTDGMEMLLCYEDEGVYVNTYGRITKDVVLQWGEMPTSIAYIHSNQIMGWGEKAIEIRSVETGHLDGVFMHKRAQRLKFLCERNDKVFFASVRSGGSSQVFFMTLNRNSMMNW
- the tnika gene encoding TRAF2 and NCK interacting kinase a isoform X9 — its product is MASDSPARSLDEIDLSALRDPAGIFELVELVGNGTYGQVYKGRHVKTGQLAAIKVMDVTGDEEEEIKAEINMLKKYSHHRNIATYYGAFIKKNPPGIDDQLWLVMEFCGAGSVTDLIKNTKGNSLKEEWTAYICREILRGLTHLHQHKVIHRDIKGQNVLLTENAEVKLVDFGVSAQLDRTVGRRNTFIGTPYWMAPEVIACDENPDATYDFKSDLWSLGITAIEMAEGAPPLCDMHPMRALFLIPRNPAPRLKSKKWSKKFQLFIESCLVKSHGQRPSTEQLLKHPFIRDLPNERQIRIQLKDHIDRTKKKRGERDETEYEYSGSEEEDEERDTGEPSSIINIPGESTLRRDFLRLQLANKERSEAQRRQQLEQQQNEEHKRLLLAERQKRIEEQKEQRRRLEEQQQRERELRKQHEREQRRRYEEMEQLRREEERRHAEREQEYIRRQLEEEQRQLEILQQQLLQEQALLLEYKRKQVEEQRQAERLQRQLQQERAYLVSLQQQQQQQQEGRQAEKKQLYHYKDVAHPNDKPAWAKEVEERSKLNRQSSPALQPKVSNRMSDPSLPPRSESFGSGGMQAARTPPVHRPVEPQMAHLVPVKTHSSSMSGSQSLQDQTGGALSEGMVLRPDIPRQNSDPTSDIQSPPLCIAERDRDRSRRREEDLPPKLRESQSIPQRTTSISPALVRKNSPNGGVGSGPPTGSHLIRASNPDLRRSELSLDAMLQRTSSNSSSSSSPSSQGGSVERRGQRQETSPLGANQEARSKQEEGRESSRPSRPADLSALAKELRELRVEEGNRPPVKVTDYSSSSEESESSDEDGEPVGHDGTVAVSDIPRIMPAVQSSGESYGGLSEGPEPYSNSKDGTLVMREAEEKRRGSHAESNGFGNHGNHGNLPDLVRQSSSPTAPPTALQELGDMPEFGLGGCKASFTPFVDPRVYQTSPSDENENSAAAMFASELLRQEQARLNEARKISVVNVNPTNIRPHSDTPEIRKYKKRFNSEILCAALWGVNLLVGTENGLMLLDRSGQGKVYNLITRRRFLQMDVLEGLNVLVTISGKKNKLRVYYLSWLRNRILHNDPEVEKKQGWITVGELEGCVHYKVVKYERIKFLVIALKNSVEIYAWAPKPYHKFMAFKSFAELQHRPQLVDLTVEEGQRLKVIYGSSVGFHVIDVDSGNPYDIYIPSHIQSQVSPHAIVVLPKTDGMEMLLCYEDEGVYVNTYGRITKDVVLQWGEMPTSIAYIHSNQIMGWGEKAIEIRSVETGHLDGVFMHKRAQRLKFLCERNDKVFFASVRSGGSSQVFFMTLNRNSMMNW
- the tnika gene encoding TRAF2 and NCK interacting kinase a isoform X3, which produces MASDSPARSLDEIDLSALRDPAGIFELVELVGNGTYGQVYKGRHVKTGQLAAIKVMDVTGDEEEEIKAEINMLKKYSHHRNIATYYGAFIKKNPPGIDDQLWLVMEFCGAGSVTDLIKNTKGNSLKEEWTAYICREILRGLTHLHQHKVIHRDIKGQNVLLTENAEVKLVDFGVSAQLDRTVGRRNTFIGTPYWMAPEVIACDENPDATYDFKSDLWSLGITAIEMAEGAPPLCDMHPMRALFLIPRNPAPRLKSKKWSKKFQLFIESCLVKSHGQRPSTEQLLKHPFIRDLPNERQIRIQLKDHIDRTKKKRGERDETEYEYSGSEEEDEERDTGEPSSIINIPGESTLRRDFLRLQLANKERSEAQRRQQLEQQQNEEHKRLLLAERQKRIEEQKEQRRRLEEQQQRERELRKQHEREQRRRYEEMEQLRREEERRHAEREQEYIRRQLEEEQRQLEILQQQLLQEQALLLEYKRKQVEEQRQAERLQRQLQQERAYLVSLQQQQQQQQEGRQAEKKQLYHYKDVAHPNDKPAWAKEVEERSKLNRQSSPALQPKVSNRMSDPSLPPRSESFGSGGMQAARTPPVHRPVEPQMAHLVPVKTHSSSMSGSQSLQDQTGGALSEGMVLRPDIPRQNSDPTSDIQSPPLCIAERDRDRSRRREEDLPPKLRESQSIPQRTTSISPALVRKNSPNGGVGSGPPTGSHLIRASNPDLRRSELSLDAMLQRTSSNSSSSSSPSSQGGSVERRGQRQETSPLGANQEARSKQEEGRESSRPSRPADLSALAKELRELRVEEGNRPPVKVTDYSSSSEESESSDEDGEPVGHDGTVAVSDIPRIMPAVQSSGESYGGLSEGPEPYSNSKDGTLVMREAEEKRRGSHAESNGFGNHGNHGNLPDLVRQSSSPTAPPTALQELGDMPEFGLGGCKASFTPFVDPRVYQTSPSDENENSAAAMFASELLRQEQARLNEARKISVVNVNPTNIRPHSDTPEIRKYKKRFNSEILCAALWGVNLLVGTENGLMLLDRSGQGKVYNLITRRRFLQMDVLEGLNVLVTISGKKNKLRVYYLSWLRNRILHNDPEVEKKQGWITVGELEGCVHYKVVKYERIKFLVIALKNSVEIYAWAPKPYHKFMAFKSFAELQHRPQLVDLTVEEGQRLKVIYGSSVGFHVIDVDSGNPYDIYIPSHCAKETKIQSQVSPHAIVVLPKTDGMEMLLCYEDEGVYVNTYGRITKDVVLQWGEMPTSIAYIHSNQIMGWGEKAIEIRSVETGHLDGVFMHKRAQRLKFLCERNDKVFFASVRSGGSSQVFFMTLNRNSMMNW